GGCGGAGGCACTTGATTAGAGTCATCCCTCTGTAGATGTCATCTGCTATTGCCCTCAGAACTTGGTCATGCCTCCAACGGTAGTGCCCCTCACTCAGGaccttcctgtagctgctcaaTATATGCTCCAATGTATTTCTCTTGGCAAAGAGGGCATGCTAGACTCTCTACCTTTCCCCAGCAGAACAAGTTGAACGGGTTTGGTAAAACATCGTAGATAACCTGGATCAGGAATTTAATGCGGTGAAGAGCAGCATTCCACAGCTCATTTCCACAAGACCTTGTGCTCCACGGCTTGATTCCACTTTGTCCAGGCTCCCTGCTGTTGAATTCCAACTACTTTGCTGGTTCGCTCCTCTTCGACTGCTTCCTGCACTTCCTTCTGGACCAGACACCTCCTCTCATTCCTATGAATCTTATTATAACATGGTGTTCTGCTACTGCCAAGACCGACCTTTCCCTTGGCTACCACACCCACTAGCACACTGTGCTTAAGTCGGGATTCAGCTGCTTCCACAGCCTCTGCCACCCTCGATTTCCATCCTGTTCTGACTTTGATACCAGTTTGAGAAACTTTTGGGTCACGGTACTCGTTGTATTGCAGTAGCTCCCTTGCACGGCTCTGTGAACTCCTCATCCAGACTGCTGATGGAGAGCTTCAGCTTGTTGTTCTGACTCAGGAGGTTTAGCCACTAACTATAAAACTCACTTTCATCAAGTAATATACTACAATAGCTGCAGAGCAAACAGGCTGAAGCCTGAATACAGTAACCTATCTGTTTTCGAAAACAAAGTCAAAAGCTCTCAGATTTATGTATATGACATACACCTTGCGTGCttttaaatatatgcatttaGGCCTATAGTGATCTGCTAGAATTTAACAGAAAGGCTCTGACCTCGAAGAGGGGATGTTTCCTGGGAGGGAAGATGCAGTTGATAGTTCTCCACACCGTGCGGTGGAGAGTCAAGCGACAGCCGTTGACAAACGTCGTCATATTCGGTGGTGCAGCGATGGCGCCATGTTGTGGCCGCCAGACTACTCGCGCTGGGGATCTCACTGGAAAACCGTCTCACACGGCTGCACGGGCTTTCTGGAGAATCTGCAGCATTCTGTGAGCAAAGattattttctatttcaaaCATGCTCAGCCTATAAGTGTTACAACAATATCTCACAGACAGGTCCTTTAGATGCAGTATTCAGGACTCTTGTCAATGACAGTGTATTAGTACAGCTAATACACTGTCATTGACAAGAGTCCTGAATAGCTTCACTAAAATATGACACTTTATACATCAATGTAAGCtaagcagcaacagcaactaAAATGACTTTCTGCACTTGGGGTACTTTGAAGCCAGTTATTCATTAATTCTTTGTTTATTACcaacttggtaatttttttaaagcaaagaatTACCTATCACCTATTTCTATAGGCCAGTATTTCAAGCTTCGTCAGAGTTTGAGCAAAAGATAAATATATCCAACAAATGTATCCATTTGAATGTCAATAAAAGTACACATTACTTTCGCAGTCTAAACTTTTATGGACATTGTGTCTAAAGGCAATGTTAGAATCCCAGAGTCAGTGACCGACTGAAGGTGGCTTATGTTATGTATTTATGAAAACAGAACTGTTCTTATTTcattaaggtttttttcttcaattacaGGTCATTGGCCTTTAACATTGTTGAAGAGCAATGgtcttttttcagcattttagtGGACCACGGCCTGTCCTGGAGATATGTGACaagaggcaggatacaccccaTACACAACCTctccagtacacacacacacacacacatgcagtgcaGGCAATTCCAAGTcaacacttgaaacacatgtcccTGGattgcaggaaaccagagcacctgcaggacaTCCGTGCAAACAGGATTGGAACATGCAACGTGCACACCGACTGGGTTGCATTCGAACCCACAgggcaggagctgtgaggcccCAGTGTTGATCTGCAACCGCAGCAACGCAACACCCCAGCCAGTCACAGTGGTGTTAAAACTTCAGAAACTGTACCACACGCGTGTTCTTACACCTTATGAATATGAGAACTGTATGGTCTTAGAGAGGTGTGTTATTAAAATGCCTGCACAATTCACGATGCATCAGCTGGAAGAAAGAGCAACGCAAAATACTTCGCGGCAAACGTCGAAGACTGACGGGTTTCGCGCATGATTCAGTAGAAAGGTCTGGAAGGTTCTGCGGGAACGCGCGCGCTCTCGCCGCACTTCCCTGTAACCCGACGCCTTCGCGCTGATCTCGCGGACGGGGAGTTTCTCATCCGCTCATCCAACATGGAGCCCCTGCTAGGATACCCCGTCAAGTCGTCGGTGCCCAAGGCTCGGAAGCTGATCCTCTTCCTCAGTACGGCGTTATGTGTGGGGACTTTGTTTTTACTACAAACCAAAGTATTCAAACCCAGGAAAGCGAAGGACTTCTATTCCTTCGAGGTGCGGGATATCCGGGGGAGGACTGTTTCTCTGGAGAAATACCGAGGAAAAGTAAGTTTTTCTCTGACTGAGGCAGCAGCGCCGCGGCCGCGCAGCTGCGTTTCGTGTTTTGCTTGTCGCGTTGAGTTCTAGTGGCTTTTGTTTTAGTCTCCGTTAGTGTAAAAAGCATGGTTACCATGATGGTAACTGCACTCCGAGTCTCCGTGCGCCCTCTTTTCGTCGTGTTCGTGTGGAAACGCACTCGGACGGGCCGCCTCGTCTCTCCCCCCCGCAGGCATCTCTGGTTGTCAACGTGGCGAGTCACTGCGAGCACGCGGAGCGCTCTTACCGCGCGCTGCAGGAGCTGCACCGCGAGCTGGGCACGTCACACTTCAACGTGCTCGCGTTCCCCTGCGGACAGTTCGGCGACACGGAGCCGGGCAGCAACCGCGACATCGAGGCTTTCGTCAAGTCCAACTTCGGGGTCACTTTCCCCATCTTCAGCAAGGTTAAAATAATGGGCTCGGAGCCAGATCCAGCTTTCAAGTACATCACGGGTGTGTGCACCGCTACCTTTTTGTCAGGGGCTCTTTCAAATTGTTGCAATTATAatgtttgtttagctgatgtctttcaCAGCGACTTACAGTATACGCAGCCTAAgccttgcagtgatttaacgATTTATGCAGTAGAGTATTCCTGCTGtgggggtgcagcgggcttggctgggccctgctctctggtgggtctggggttcaagtcctgcttggggtgccttgtgatggactggcatcccctcctgggtgtacccccctccttccagccttgcgtcctctgtggctgggttaggctatGGTTTGCtctgaccctgcttgggatgagcagtttcaaacagtgtgtgtgtgagcattcttactgtatcaattaagaGTAAACTTGGTAATCACAGTGCTACAGTAGGAGTGGGATGTAAAGGTGGGGTCTTCAGATATGCCCATCTTCTACGCTAACTGCTGTCCCCCGGCTTTGTGACATAATGACACTCAATGAAGGTGTGTTTTGGCAGATTAATAAAGGGTAACATTATTATTGAATGCTTGTTCTCATGTTTCCCATATCATCAGATTCAGTCCAGAAGATGCCAAAGTGGaacttctggaagtttctggtGAACCCAGAAGGCAAAGTGGTGCGGTACTGGAAGACCGAGGAACCAATGGAGCAGATTCGgcaggaggcagcagcactagTGCGAGAGATCATCCTGAAGAAAAGGGTGGAACTCTAACTGGCATTTTGTCAtgatccaaagacatgttgctcAAATGAATTTAGTGTTTTTTCAGTTCCAAGATGTATTTATCCACTTTGAAGCATTCTGAGCCCAGCCACCTGATCTATGGAATGATTATGTCCAATCAGACTGGCCAAGCCATACAGGGAGTCTTTGAATAACCACTTGCCTGCATTCCTCTGGTACCGTTGCCTGAATAGGGACCCATTTTTGGTCCGAATCACAACAAATATCTAATGCCTGAAATTCATGGGATAGCCATGGAAGCTTTTTCAGGAATGTAGAAACAAGCAATCTGAAGTCACATAAAGGGTCATGAAAGAATACAAAGGTCTTTAGGGATTAGTCCGTTAAATACAACAATTTGTATAGTACAGTAAGTGACTACATGGAAAATTGAGCAATTTGACAGAAGTGTCAGCGTAACATTTTGACATGCGGTGTGgaattaatgcatttatgtGAAGAGGGTGTTTCTGGGCTGAAACTACAGTACATGACCCTAGTTTCAAACCTGCAGTATTTTTGCTCAATGCCTCTAGGTTATGAGCCATTCCAGGCTTACTGTTTCTTTTATTCACTGCAAACCATTTCAGTGGCACTTTGATATCATGGTCTAGTTAGTAGATtggatagattttttttttttaactgagggTCCACATAttaagttgttttgttttgccttttttaactGTAACATTTGACAGCTGAACTCTATTGCCCTTTTTTACAGCTTCAGATAAATTAGAATGATTGTGGCATCATCGTGTTTGTATGCAAGTTTTATTGCATACAGTTTTGCTGTTATGACAtaaagcagtgtaagttaccttgctgaataaggtgtgtgggctgataacactacatagagttcattgtaagttgctttggagaaaagcatctgctaaataatacatttttaatttttgtttttaaatagatttaatattttccttgtttattGTATTAGCACTTGCTCCCACCAACTAAGACTTTGAGTGCTTAACAGAATAGTGCACAAAAGGAATGGTACTGAAAAGTAGCATTAGTAATAGGAATGATACCCAGTCATAACAAATTCAattgtttctgcagtttttttttgttttgttttgttttaattatggcATTTAAATATagcataatgaataaatggagaaaCACAATTTCAAAACTAAACTTTTGCGTGTGTGATTTGGGAATAACCCAATTCCATTGATGCACTGTATTACAGGTAAACACGGTCAAAgttgtggttaaaaaaaaaaaaaaaaaaggatgctgGTGGTCCAGGTGGAGATCAAAGGTGAAAGACTACAGTGCTGGAATAGAAGCTGAGCATTCTAAAGTACTTTTGAAACAGAAGTGCAAAGTATCGTAAACTGCATAttctttctctgtttccagATGCTTTTGCAGTTGTTTGCGATACATTACGGTTCTGGTACGGTCTGGACTACTTCATTTTCTAGAGGGTGCAGTTGCGCTGCGAGTGTCGCTGTTGTTTCTCCACATCTAGACGGTGGgaggggatgtgggttcgatcccatCTAAGTCTGTGGATAATGCCAGAGATGTGGGAAGTTTTAATTGAGCGACTTAAAGTTTCCTAGACGGCACAGTCAGCCGACCTGAGCAGCGGACTTGTTCCTTCTCACATCTGGCCGCAGTAACACAGTTTTCGCTGCCAGCTCTAGGAGAAGCGGCACTCCGGGATTGAAGGAACAAGTCGAATCTTGATTGGTTGACTAAGTCACGTGGAGACGGTA
Above is a genomic segment from Scleropages formosus chromosome 17, fSclFor1.1, whole genome shotgun sequence containing:
- the gpx8 gene encoding putative glutathione peroxidase 8, which encodes MEPLLGYPVKSSVPKARKLILFLSTALCVGTLFLLQTKVFKPRKAKDFYSFEVRDIRGRTVSLEKYRGKASLVVNVASHCEHAERSYRALQELHRELGTSHFNVLAFPCGQFGDTEPGSNRDIEAFVKSNFGVTFPIFSKVKIMGSEPDPAFKYITDSVQKMPKWNFWKFLVNPEGKVVRYWKTEEPMEQIRQEAAALVREIILKKRVEL